GCAGATTGAAGCCTACTGCTGCTGCTGCACGGTGGACGGCAGGCGCCGACGAGCAGTTCACGGTGACCGTGTCGAAACGGTCTGCCATCGCCAGCGGATAGCCGAGATCCCGCAGGCCCTGCTCCAGCTGGCTGCGCAGCCCAACGATGCGCTGAGCAATGGCCTGGAGGCCGTCAGGCCCGTGATGCACGGCATAGAAAGAGGCCATCACGGCGAGCAACACTTGAGCGGTGCAGATGTTGCTGGTGGCTTTGTCGCGGCGAATGTGCTGCTCACGGGTCTGCAACGCCAGCCGCAGGGCCGAGCGGCCTTCCGCATCCTTGGACTGCCCCACCAGACGGCCCGGAATCTGGCGCTTGTAGGCCTCAACCGTGGCGAAGAAAGCAGCATGGGGACCACCAAATCCCATCGGCACTCCGAAGCGTTGGGCACTGCCCACGGCAATGTCTGCACCAAAGGACGCCACTGGCGCCATCAGGGTCTGCGCCAACGGATCGATCGCCACGGTGGCCAAGGCACCGGCCGCGTGGGCCAATTCGATCACGGTGGTTGGATCCCAGAGGCATCCATCGGCTCCGGGCAACTGGAGCAGAACACCGAACACAGACGCATCAATCGGCGCCGTCGCCGGATCGATGCGCTCCAGGGTGATGCCGAGGGGTTCGGCGCGGGTCTGCAGCACGGCCCAGGTCTGCGGCAACACATTGATATCCACCAAAAACCGGGTCGCCTCAGAGCGACGGCACACCCCGAAACTGAGGCTCATGGCCTCCGCGGCTGCGGTGGCTTCATCCAGCAGTGACGCGTTGGCGATCGGCAAGCCCGTGAGCTCACTGATCAGGGTCTGAAAGTTCAGCAGGGCCTCGAGCCGCCCCTGGGCGATTTCCGCCTGATACGGGGTGTAGGCGGTGTACCAAGCCGGATTTTCAAAAACGTGACGCTGAATCAGGGCCGGGGTTGCAGTGCCGTAGTAACCCAGCCCAATCAGGGAGCGTCGCACCGTGTTGGTCTCGCTCAGCTGCTTGAGCTGCCTGAGCGCTTCCGCCTCGCCACAACCCTCGGGCAACGCCTCATAGGGCGGCCCTGGATCAAGGATGTCGTCGGGCACGACATCAGCGATGAACTCCTGCAGATCGCTGTAGCCGAGTGCATTCAGCATCCGGATCTGTTCCGCCTCACTCGGGCCGATATGCCGCTGCGAAAAAGGAGAAATCAACGTCTGAAGCAGCGGCTCACAGGGGAGATCGTAAGAGCCGCATCCCGCCCTTGAGGTCAGCCGGCGTTGACCTTGGCGCTGTAGGCCTCCGCGGTCATCAGGCTCTCGAGCTCAGAGGGATCCGCCGGTCGCAGCACCAGCAGCCAGCCCTCGCCATGGGGATCGTTCTGCAGTTCCTCCGGACTGGCCAGCACCGCTTCATTGCGTTGCACCACCTCACCGGCAATGGGCGCGTACATGTCTTCGACGGCCTTCACCGATTCCACCGATCCGAAGCTGGTGCCCTTCGCCAGGTTGGAGCCCACGTCCGGCAGATCGACAAACACGATGTCGCCCAGTTGATCAACGGCGAAGGCGCTAATGCCCACCCTCACCAGCTCGCCATCGGCGTTGGCGTATTCGTGGCTGTCGGCGAAGCGGAAAGAGGCGGGGAACTCAAACGCCATCGACGCAGTTTCAGGTTTCCCCAGTTTGCGGGAGATTGATCAGGCCTGCCGCATTCAGGTCACACAATGCACGGGACAAAGCCAGGCGGATGTGAGCCCGATGGGTGCCGCCCTGCACATAGAGGTTGAAGGGTTCCCGCAGCGGCGCATCCGCCGAAAATTCACTGGTGGAGCCGTCGATGAACGTCCCTCCTGCCATCACCAGATCAGAGGCATAGCCAGGCATCGAGGCAGGAACCGGATCGAGATAAGCACCAACCGGTGACATGGCCTGGAACGCTCGACACACGACTTTGAGGGCTTCCGGACTGCCCAGCCGAACCGCCTGAATCAAATCGCTGCGCACCGCGCCCGGCCTCGGGTTCACAGGGAACCCCAGCCGCTCGAACACTCCCGCCACAAGGTCCGCACCGATCAAGGCCTCCGACACCATCTGCGGCGCCAGGAACAGCCCCTGCAGCACCAGCCGCTGCAGGTCAAATCCTGTGCCGCCCTCACTGCCGATCCCCGGAGCCGTGAGCCTGCAGCAGGCCTGCTCAACAAGATCTGCCCGGCCAGCGATGTACCCGCCGGTGGGAGCAATGGTGCCGCCGAGGTTCTTGATCAAGGAACCAGCGATGAGATCCGCCCCAACAGCCGTTGGCTCCTGCTCCTCCACCAACTCTCCGTAACAGTTGTCGACAAAGACCACGCAGTTCGGCTGGCGCGCATGGATGCGGTCACACAGCCCTGCGATCTGATCAACCGTGACCGAGGGACGCCAGCTGTAACCACAACTGCGCTGGATCAGCACCATCCGACAGGGCTGCTCCAAGACCTGGCTTAACGCCACCTCGTCCACGACCCCGTCGGGCTGCAGGTCGATTTCGTCGTATGAGACCCCGAACTCCGCCAGGGAGCCCTGGCCCTGACCGCGAAGACCGATCACCTCTTCCAAGGTGTCGTAGGGGCGCCCAGTAATCGACAACAGACGATCACCGGGCCTCAGCACCCCAAACAACGCTGCCGCAATCGCATGGGTGCCGCTCACAAATTGCAGGCGCACTGCCGCAGCTTCGGCCCCCAGGACCCGGGCAAAGACCCGATCCACCACCTCACGCCCTTGGTCACCATGGCCATAACCAGTGAGCGAAGCAAAGTGCTGAGGGCCCACACGCTCTGCCGACAGCGCATCGAGGATCCGTTGCAAACGGAGCTCCACGGACGCGGTCCTCGCTGCGGCAAGTTCAGCCTGATCCCTCGCCACCACTTCGATCAGATGATTTGCAGTTGCACCAATCACCCGTTGCATTGCTGAGTCCTTGCCTTCATAGGTCCTGGCCGACGCCGGTCTTCCGAACGCGCATGTCTCTGCAATGCGTGAACTCCTTTAGATTTCTGTCATTAACGGCACCATCCGCTCCAAGGTTTCCCTGTCTGAGCGGCTTGTCAATTTCAGGAGAATCCGATTGGTTTCCTCGCAAACAGCTGACACCCGTGAGCTTCGCCAGCGGGCAGCGGTGATGGCACGGCGTGAGCCTCTGCCCGCCCGTCAGCGAAAACTGAAGATGGGTACCACCAGTTTCATGCTGGTGATGCACGTGCTCGCCACCGTGGCGCTGCTCCCGCGCTTCTGGAGCTGGCAGGGCGTTGTGGCCTTCGGCGTTCTCTATTGGATGACCGTTTTGGGCGTCACCCTGGGCCTGCACCGTCTGGTGGCGCACCGCAGCATGGTGGTGCCGGTGTGGGTTGAGCGCATCCTGGTGCTGATGGGCACCCTCGCCTGCCAGAGCGGCCCGATCGAATGGGTGGGTCTGCATCGCCATCACCATCGCTTTTCGGATCAGCCGACTGATCACCATGACGCCGGGCGCGGACTTTGGTGGAGCCACAGCGAGTGGATGCTGCATGACATCCCTGCACTGAAGGAATTGGACCGCTACGCCGGCGACCTTCAATGCGATCCGTTTTATCGCTGGCTTGATCGCTGGTTCCTACTCCTACAAATCCCCCTGGGACTGGGCCTGTACTGGTTTGGTGAAGCTGCACAAGTGCATGGCGGCGGCCTTGGCTTGGTCCTGTGGGCCATCCCACTGCGCCTCGTGGTCGTCTATCACGTGACTTGGCTGGTGAACTCCGCCACCCACGCCTTCGGATACCGCAACTTCGACTGCCCTGACCTGTCCCGCAACTGCTGGTGGGTTGCTTTGCTCTCCTTCGGAGAGGGCTGGCACAACAACCACCACGCTCATCCGGCGAGCGCTCGTCACGGTCTGCGCTGGTTTGAATTCGATTTCACCTGGCAACACGTGCGGCTGCTCAAGCGCCTTGGCCTGGCAAGCAGGGTTCGCACTGCTCGATACGTTCCTGGAAATTCATAACCGCCTGACAAACTCGCGCTCTGCCTGATAATTCAATTCATAAAAAGCCCTGCTCGCGGTCAGAGCAGGGCTTTTTTGTGCATGGCAATCATGCCTAAATCAGTCCTTCGCCCACATCCACTCGGCGGCAGCCAATAACAAGAATCCTCAGAAATCGCTAGCCATTGCTGGTCCATATCGGACATTTTTTGAATCGATCAGACGAAGCAATCAGAGATCACCATCAAACATGAGCGGTACAGATCGAGCATTTTTTCGTATCCCTCAGCTGGGGGATACGGGACCTCACTGGAAACACTCATAATCCATTCATAAGGGACTAAACAAAGGCAATGCCTTACGTTGACGGGCTAAATGTTGAGCTATACCAAGGGATTAACTTTGACAGCCTAGTTGCAACAAATATCGAGGAAACGATCAACCTTGATGACAGTTATGACACGGGGGATGGAGATGAATGGTCAATACGTGCCCAAGGAGAAATCCAAGCCTGGACGACAGGAACAAATCGCTGGTACACACTTAGCGACGACAGAGTTCGCATCTGGATCAACGGTGAACTGGCAGTCAACAACCCGACCGACCACCCTCAGACGTACGACTTAGTTACAGCAACAGGCCTCACAAATGGCCAGTGGTACAGCATAAAAATTGAATTCGCTGAGAACACTGAGGTAGGGAGATTAGCGCTTCGTCAGTATTCGAACTACACCCAACTCGTCCCCAAAGAACAACTTCGCTTCAATACAAGCGCACCCACCTTCCAATCAGCGGCTACATCCACTGATGGAACCAAAGTTGTCCTCACATACGACAAAGCACTCTCCTACGAGGAGGCAAGCGACTGGGCAAGCGCCACCTCCTCCACCACTGCAGCCACCTCCGACTTTGCAGTCACAA
The Synechococcus sp. PROS-U-1 DNA segment above includes these coding regions:
- the gcvH gene encoding glycine cleavage system protein GcvH — encoded protein: MAFEFPASFRFADSHEYANADGELVRVGISAFAVDQLGDIVFVDLPDVGSNLAKGTSFGSVESVKAVEDMYAPIAGEVVQRNEAVLASPEELQNDPHGEGWLLVLRPADPSELESLMTAEAYSAKVNAG
- a CDS encoding methionine gamma-lyase family protein: MQRVIGATANHLIEVVARDQAELAAARTASVELRLQRILDALSAERVGPQHFASLTGYGHGDQGREVVDRVFARVLGAEAAAVRLQFVSGTHAIAAALFGVLRPGDRLLSITGRPYDTLEEVIGLRGQGQGSLAEFGVSYDEIDLQPDGVVDEVALSQVLEQPCRMVLIQRSCGYSWRPSVTVDQIAGLCDRIHARQPNCVVFVDNCYGELVEEQEPTAVGADLIAGSLIKNLGGTIAPTGGYIAGRADLVEQACCRLTAPGIGSEGGTGFDLQRLVLQGLFLAPQMVSEALIGADLVAGVFERLGFPVNPRPGAVRSDLIQAVRLGSPEALKVVCRAFQAMSPVGAYLDPVPASMPGYASDLVMAGGTFIDGSTSEFSADAPLREPFNLYVQGGTHRAHIRLALSRALCDLNAAGLINLPQTGET
- a CDS encoding acyl-CoA desaturase: MARREPLPARQRKLKMGTTSFMLVMHVLATVALLPRFWSWQGVVAFGVLYWMTVLGVTLGLHRLVAHRSMVVPVWVERILVLMGTLACQSGPIEWVGLHRHHHRFSDQPTDHHDAGRGLWWSHSEWMLHDIPALKELDRYAGDLQCDPFYRWLDRWFLLLQIPLGLGLYWFGEAAQVHGGGLGLVLWAIPLRLVVVYHVTWLVNSATHAFGYRNFDCPDLSRNCWWVALLSFGEGWHNNHHAHPASARHGLRWFEFDFTWQHVRLLKRLGLASRVRTARYVPGNS